Below is a genomic region from Phycobacter azelaicus.
CACCAGGGCCGGGTGCAACACCAGCTTGCTCGCCGCGATCTGGGCCGCAAGGCTGCGATTGCCGTGCATTGGCAGCCCCACCAGCGAGCCACCGATCACCACCAGCGACAAGGCCCCGGCCGAGGCCGCCAGCATATCCACGAACCGCAGGAACGGTCCCGGCAATGACAGACCAGAAAGCGAGACCACAATGCCCAGCGCCAGCGCGATCAGCATCGGCATTTTCGCCATGTTCCAAAGGATCCCCCGCAGTTTCGGCAGAAGCGGCTGACCGGGCGCGCTCCCTGCAAGCTCCATCAACAACAGGCAGGTCGGGATCAGGATCAGGTTCTCGACCAGAAGGTTCAGCGCCAGAATAACCCCGGCAAGGTCCGGAAAGGCCAAAAGCATGATCGGATAGCCGACAAAGCCGTTGTTGGGGCAGGTCGATCCCATCACCCCCAGCGCACGGCGGCGCGGGTCGACGCCGCGAAAGGTGAACAGCCCATAGGCCACCGCAATGGTCGCGAATCCACCAAGAGCGTAGATCAACACATATCCCGGCTGAAATACCTCTGCCGGATTGCGCGCGGCCACAGCGGAAAAGA
It encodes:
- a CDS encoding AEC family transporter yields the protein MGAILAITFPIYAALALGYLIVWKSWFTPEDMRRFGTYVLNIALPALIFSAVAARNPAEVFQPGYVLIYALGGFATIAVAYGLFTFRGVDPRRRALGVMGSTCPNNGFVGYPIMLLAFPDLAGVILALNLLVENLILIPTCLLLMELAGSAPGQPLLPKLRGILWNMAKMPMLIALALGIVVSLSGLSLPGPFLRFVDMLAASAGALSLVVIGGSLVGLPMHGNRSLAAQIAASKLVLHPALVAGVAAVLLGAGLVTLTPELHSAVILSAAMPMFGIYTVLAQRQGLEGAASLVMLTATSLAFVTLTVLLWLLV